The Armatimonadota bacterium DNA segment TCATGAACCTCGGCCGCGGCAGCCATGAGGTAGCGCGAGATGCCGAGGAAGAGCATCGAAGCGAGGATCTCCTGCTGGACACCGTCAGTCTTCTTCGAATGGAACTGCCGCTGATCGAAGTAGTCGGCCTTGAACGTCTTGTAGAGCTCCTCGGCCTGCCATCGCATTCTGTATAGCTGGCACAAGGTGCTCCAAGACCACCGCGCCCGCGGTAGAGAAGTCAGGAAGACGGTCGGTCCATCCTCTGTTTCGAGCCTCGCCGCACGCAACCGGACTTGCCGGCGATCCTCATCGCCGGTGCGCGGCAACTCCAGCGTGACTGCCGACTCTTGCCGGCCGCTCTCCAGGAACTCGTCGATGGCAGGAAACGTGGAGCTTGCCGGCACTCGTATCAGGAAGTCCACCTCGGCGTCCAGGAGCCTGCCGACGACTTCGTAGGAGGGGTATCCGCGATCCAGAACGAGGATGTCGCCGGACTCGAGGAACTGCAGGTGCTCTTCGAGCAGGATCGAGCGCTCGCAAGAGGCGTAGCCTCTGATCGCGACATCTGCCGGTACGCGGTTGCAGACGTTGACAAGGGCGCTCATGAGCACCTGTGGTACGTGCCCACCGGATGGGCTCCCAAACGCTCGGTCCAGCTCGGAGCTTCGCCTGAGATTGACCTTGCAGCCGTCGACCGCGAAGACTCGATGGCCGCGGAACTCAGTGGTTTCGGGAAAGTCGCTCTCCACTTTTGCGTGCACGTCGTGGATGAGCCTTCGAAGAAACTCCGCGGCCAGCTTGTCTCTCGCATCGCACAGGGACGCGGCGCTCACGGGGACCGCCGACGGGAGCTTGATCCCGAAGTCTTCGGCTTGGTCCCAGAACCTCGAGAGCACGTGTGCGTAGCCGGAGCGATTCCCGTCCCCAGCCATGAACAGCAGGATGGTGACCAGCAGCTCCGGGCTGAGCGGGCCATCGCGGGAGAAGTCGCGATAGCCAACCCGGACATCGTCGATGTCTTCAACACGGAGAAGGTTGGAAAGGAACTCGAAAACCGGCCGAATTGGATTTTTGGCCTTGAAATTGTGCCGCGATTTCTGTGCCATTGATATGGATTCCCCCTCGGAATCTGACGTGGGATGCGTTGCAGTCAGTGTTATTTGTCAATCTGTACTGATTGTAGCGCACCCACGTTTCTCGACCCACTATCCGAAGTGTTTAAGCGCGGTCATTACGCACGCTTTTACCAATACTCTTTAGCCCTCAAGTGGCCGAGGATGGTCTGGCGTACACGCATCAACGAATCGCGCTACGCAATCAATGCGAAGCAGTCGAACACGCCGTTTTTCCATCGGCGTGGAAGCCTAATGGCATTGGGGGTCTGCGTCACGGGATGACCCGGCAGCCCGGGAAACTTTGTTTGATTCTGAGCGAGAAAATTAAGCCCCTCGCTGCGCGACGTACGTAGAGATGCCATGGCGCGGTTCAAACGAGGGCAGGACATCAACCAAGGCCTGCTGCTTCCCCCTTCTCTGCTCGACTGGCTCCCCGAGAACCACCTTGCGTGGTTCATCCGAGATGTAGTGGAGTCCCTGGATGTGGATGGACTGCTCGACAGCTATCGGGTGAGTGGCAAGGGCGAGCTACCGTACGACCCTCGGCTGATGCTGCGGGTGTTGATCTACGCGTACAGCACAGGGACGTTTTCCTCGCGCAAGATCGCAACGCAACTGGAAGAGAACGTCGCCTACCGTGTTCTGGCCGGGAATCAGATGCCGGGGCACCGGACGATCTGCCGCTTCCGGCAACTCCACATCGCCCAGTTTTCGAAGCTGTTCGTGCAGGTCGTGCATCTCGCCCGAGAATCGGGTCTGACGTCGCTCGGCACGCTCGCGATCGACGGAAGCAAGGTCAAGGCCAACGCCAGCAAGCACAAGGCGATGAGCTACGAACGGATGAACAAGGAAGAGGAGCGGCTGAAGCGTGAGATCCAGGCGATCACGAAGATGGCCGACGACACGGACGAGGCGGAAGACGTGGAGTTCGGGCCGGACTTTCGTGGCGACGAACTCCCCGAAGAACTCGCACGACGCGAAACGCGGCTGAAGAAGATCCAGGAAGCCAAGGAGCGACTTGAACGCCGCAAGGCCGAGGAAGCGCGGCAAGCCGACGCGAAACGCGAACAGAAGGCAAAGGCGGAGGGGCGGGAGCCACCGAAGGAACGGCCAAACGCGCGCAAGTATCCGAAGGGGCAGCCGAAGCCGAAGGACCAAGAGAACTTCACTGATCCGGAGAGCCGGATCATGAAGACTTCGAAGGGCTACGAGCAGTCGTTCAACGCCCAGATCGCGGTGGACGGCGAGTCGCGACTGATTGTCGCAACGAAGGTCACCAACTGCGCTGCCGACGTCGAGGAGTTGATCCCGATGGTCGAGCGCGCAGCAGCCAACACCGAAGAGAAGGTGGGCGAAGTGCTGGCGGATGCCGGCTACCGATCTGAGGAGAACTTCAGCGCGCTCGAGAGCGCGAAGATCGATGGCTACGTGCCGATCGGACGCAAGCGCAAGTCTGTGCCCGAGTCGGACGACGACGCGGCGCCGACGGAGCAGAACGAGTCCGCGTCCACCGTGGACGACGACGCTGCGACCGCGACGAAGAACGACGCCGCGCCGACGGCGGACGATGACACTGCTACCAAGCGGATGCAGCGCAAGCTCCGAACCGAAAATGGGCGGCATCGATACCGGAGGCGAAAGCACTTGGTCGAATCGCCGTTCGGCTGGGTGAAGAACGTGCTTGGCTTCCGCTCCTTCAGCCTGCGAGGATTGGTCAAAGTCCAGGGCGAGTGGGACCTCGTGTGTCTGGCGTTGAACCTGCGGCGAATGCAGGGGATGGGGACCTGAAAACCGGGAAGAACGCCGCGAAAACGCT contains these protein-coding regions:
- a CDS encoding IS1182 family transposase, whose amino-acid sequence is MARFKRGQDINQGLLLPPSLLDWLPENHLAWFIRDVVESLDVDGLLDSYRVSGKGELPYDPRLMLRVLIYAYSTGTFSSRKIATQLEENVAYRVLAGNQMPGHRTICRFRQLHIAQFSKLFVQVVHLARESGLTSLGTLAIDGSKVKANASKHKAMSYERMNKEEERLKREIQAITKMADDTDEAEDVEFGPDFRGDELPEELARRETRLKKIQEAKERLERRKAEEARQADAKREQKAKAEGREPPKERPNARKYPKGQPKPKDQENFTDPESRIMKTSKGYEQSFNAQIAVDGESRLIVATKVTNCAADVEELIPMVERAAANTEEKVGEVLADAGYRSEENFSALESAKIDGYVPIGRKRKSVPESDDDAAPTEQNESASTVDDDAATATKNDAAPTADDDTATKRMQRKLRTENGRHRYRRRKHLVESPFGWVKNVLGFRSFSLRGLVKVQGEWDLVCLALNLRRMQGMGT
- a CDS encoding IS4 family transposase; amino-acid sequence: MAQKSRHNFKAKNPIRPVFEFLSNLLRVEDIDDVRVGYRDFSRDGPLSPELLVTILLFMAGDGNRSGYAHVLSRFWDQAEDFGIKLPSAVPVSAASLCDARDKLAAEFLRRLIHDVHAKVESDFPETTEFRGHRVFAVDGCKVNLRRSSELDRAFGSPSGGHVPQVLMSALVNVCNRVPADVAIRGYASCERSILLEEHLQFLESGDILVLDRGYPSYEVVGRLLDAEVDFLIRVPASSTFPAIDEFLESGRQESAVTLELPRTGDEDRRQVRLRAARLETEDGPTVFLTSLPRARWSWSTLCQLYRMRWQAEELYKTFKADYFDQRQFHSKKTDGVQQEILASMLFLGISRYLMAAAAEVHDCPLHEVSQKASVLGFADYLLRILRQDPQSGPELIRRLLARIARHREKRRPRRSFPRRSFRPSPRWGATGRRGA